The following proteins are encoded in a genomic region of Cystobacter fuscus DSM 2262:
- the rpsG gene encoding 30S ribosomal protein S7, translated as MPRRRVVAKRKILPDPKFQDRLVTKFVNDLMRKGKKSIAERVCYGAFTLIEERAKEDPLKTFKKALDNVKPVLEVKSRRVGGATYQVPVEVRQDRRVALGMRWIITYAKARGEKTAMEKLAGEIMDAANNRGNAVKKREDTHKMAEANKAFAHYRW; from the coding sequence ATGCCTCGTCGTCGCGTAGTAGCCAAGCGCAAGATCCTTCCCGATCCGAAGTTCCAGGACCGCCTCGTCACGAAGTTCGTGAACGACCTGATGCGCAAGGGGAAGAAGTCCATCGCCGAGCGGGTGTGCTACGGCGCCTTCACGCTCATCGAGGAGCGTGCGAAGGAAGATCCCCTCAAGACGTTCAAGAAGGCCCTGGACAACGTCAAGCCGGTGCTCGAGGTGAAGAGCCGCCGCGTCGGTGGCGCCACCTACCAGGTGCCCGTGGAGGTCCGTCAGGATCGCCGCGTGGCGCTGGGCATGCGCTGGATCATCACCTACGCCAAGGCGCGCGGTGAGAAGACGGCCATGGAGAAGCTGGCCGGCGAGATCATGGACGCCGCCAACAACCGTGGCAACGCGGTGAAGAAGCGCGAGGACACGCACAAGATGGCCGAGGCCAACAAGGCCTTCGCCCACTACCGCTGGTAG